The genomic DNA GATCTCTTCTGTCACCTTCTTTCCCGGCAGATGACCGCCCATCCCGGGCTTTGTTCCCTGCCCGATCTTGATCTCAATCGCATCAGCTTCGGAGAGATTCAGGTCAGTTACGCTGTAGAGATTTGGCACATACTCAAAGATGTACTTGTATGATGCAGCCTTCTCCTCGGGAAGGATGCCTCCTTCACCGCTGCACATCGCGGTTTTGGCAAGGGCAGACCCTTTCGCAAGAGCAATCTTTGCTTCGCGGGACAAAGCCCCAAAACTCATGTGAGAAATATACATTGGCGTCTCAAGAACCATCGGCTTTTTCGCATGCCTGCCGATAATCGTCCGCACGTTCACGAACGAGCCGTCATCCAGCGGCTGGCTGGCAAGCTGTGCTCCAAGCACAAGAATATCATCAAAAGAGGGAACCCTCATCAGAGTATCCATGGGCTCGGTGATGCTTTTGCCGGTCGTTGCCAGATAATGAATCTCATCAACAACACTGTTGCCAAGATACTCAGTTTCAGCAACCGGAACTGAAGTGCAGGAGAACTGCGAGGTTGCGGCCAAACAGACCGGACACTTCCAGGTCTTGGGAAGTTCAGAGAACGTTGTTGTATCTGTCTCCGAAAATACGTAGCCGCAGACACCGCACTGGTATTCAGCCATAATTTTTCTCCAAAAAAAGTTAGTAGTTTCTGGCCTCGATCCGGAAGTAAGCCTTCGGATGATCACAGACCGGGCAGACATCGGGAGCGTCCTTTCCAAGAATTATGTGGCCGCAGTTTGCGCACTGCCAGATGGCGTCACTGTCGCGGGAGAAGACGATTGCCTGATCGATGTTTGCGAGAAGTTTTCGATATCGCTCTTCGTGATGCTTTTCGATTGCGCCAACCATTGCGAACAGTCCGGCGATTTCGTCAAATCCTTCGGTCTTTGCGTCTTTGGCAAAGTTCGCATACATGTCGGTCCATTCATAGTTCTCGCCTGCCGCTGCGTCTTTGAGATTCTGCATGGTGTCAGGGACACTGCCGCCGTGGAGCAGTTTGAACCAGATCTTTGCATGCTCTTTTTCGTTGTCAGCGGTCTCTTCAAAGAGGTCGGCAATCTGGTTGTAGCCTTCTTTGCGGGCTTTGGATGCATAGTAGGTGTATTTGTTTCTGGCCTGGGACTCGCCGGCAAAGGCGGTCTCTAAGTTTGCTTCGGTTTTGGATCCTTTCAGATTTGCCATTTTTTTGTAACCTCGTTTGAGTACTGCCTTCATATTGGTAATCGGCGGGTAAAAAATTTTGTAGGGGAAATGATTTCCGTTTATGGTAATTTTTGTATGCGATTTCGCTTGGGGTAACCACGGAATGCACTGAGCACACAGAGCTTCACGGAAAAAATGAAATGCACGGAGAACGCCTGCGGCGCCGGAATGCACAGAAAACATAAGGAAGCTGGCATCTCCAAATGATAGCAGAAACATATGCTCCTACTCTTAGTTTTTCCGTGCATTCCGGCGCCGCAGGCGTTCTCCGTGCATTTTCTCCGTGAAGCTCCGTGAAATTTCTGTGTGATCCGTGGTTACTCCAAGCGAGACCACATGTAGAAAAATCCCAAAAAAATTACAACAAAACCGCCATCACCAGAATCAGCGCTGTCGCACCCACCAGATCGATCGAGCTCGTCACGACCGGAACGCCGAAGTTATCAGGATCATATCCCAGACGATAACTAAACACTGCCGTGTAATAACCAAGCAGATTCATCACCGTAATCACCAGAAAACCCGCGACAACCGACAGCAAAACCATCTGAGTAAACCCTGGCGTCGTAATACCGATAGCTGCTGCTGAGATGTGCGACAACGCACCCATCAGCGGAAGAATCAGCAGAGCATAGACATAATTCTCCAGAAAATGCCAGAGAACAATCCGTGACGGCAGATAATCAGGATCCACCAGACCCATATGCATCTCGGTCGCAACCCGGGACGTGAGAATCCCTCCGATCGATCCGCAGCCGTTCATGAAAGGAGCAATCAGAATCAGAACTGCGGCTGCCGCAATCAGGCTCTCAAGACCGTTCGTGTAGAGGACACCAGCAACAATGCCAAGAAGCGAGAGCGGGGCAAGAAGCGGAAGTCCTTCACGCAGAACATCCTTCATCATCACGGTCGCACGTTTCGCAGAAACAACAGCCCAGATAATTACCACCAGCACCACAACACCGCAGACGATTTTGATCTCGGCGGGTGCCGCCATGATCAGAACCGCAGTCACCACAAGGAACGGCAGGGTCATCATGTCGCCAAACGTTGTCACAACCGGAGCTCCGACCATGTCAAGATTCAGGCTTCTCCGGTAACACACAACCGAGGTGATAACACCAATCAGGGTCACAACAATGCCTGCAAGAACGCCGGAGATCACGGAGATTATCACCATATCCAAGAGACCGATGACCTCAACGCCTACTATCATGCAGATGATTTTGCCAAACACCGCAAGAAGCACGGAGATGAACACGGTGAGAAGAATTGATGCCCGCAGGTTGTCGCCGAGGTCGGTTTCTCTGCCGAACTTTACCTCAAACGCACCAAGATGCATGGATGACGACAGGCGGGATGTCAGAATTCCGGCTATCGCTCCACGCATGTTAATTGAGGGAGTGACGAGCACCATAAGACCCGGGATCAGTAAAAGAACTTCATTGACCGCGCCCAGATAGATACCTGCAATAAATGATAAGCTGACACTAATTAAGAGTGTGACCAGTCCGGTGAGAAACTCTTCGTGCTCCGAAAGAGTCTTCCATCCAACTATCGCCAATCTCGTCATTGGCCACCTCATCCGCCAGCATCATAATCTATACTTATACGCGGGCATGACGTATCAAGACTTTGTCTTATGGTGGTGGCGGTTGTGAGGTTGGGATTTGTTGGATGTGGTTTTGCTTGGAGTAACCACGAAATGCACGGAAATATCGCGGAGCTTCACTGAAATGCACGGAGAACGCCTGCGGTGCCGGAATGCACGGAAAATCTAAGATAGTTTGTATCTCCAGTGACATATGCATTTGAAAAAAGAAGAACTGGTGTGATAATTCTCAATTGAAAATGGCGTACCAGGTAAAAAACATATTATTTTTATCGATTGTTTACCTACAACATGATAATAATCTCATTAAAATACTCTGAAAATGCACGGCTGCAAATCCTCATTAAAATCATCATCCAATAAATAACAAAAATAATTACATGTTATGTTGCATGCAAGCATGAGTTAAAATTATCTTGTAGTACTCACATGGTTATACTTAGGCGAGGAAAGGAAAGTGAATTACGCATCATTGGAGATACGACCGGGATTGTACAGTCGCATATCTGTTTATGATGCAGCGAACAGGCCACAATACTCAAAGTATCGATGTCCCATTTGCGGTGAACTGGTAGAATTTCGAAATGGTGATTGCAGACAATATTTTGCACACAAGCGTAATTCAAGCATTGCTGAAAATTGTCCATTGCATGATGTCAATAAGTCATCACCATATGATAAAGATCCTCAGGGATATTATCGAGAGAAAACAGGGCTGCCTCTTTACTTAGAAATCATCGGAGATCACTTCCAATTCTACTTGGAGCTACCCAATGTATCCAAGAATAATAGAAATATAATAGATCAAAACATCGAGATTCAAATCTGTAAATTAATCAGATTAGAGCCTGTTGCTACGATACTATTTTCAGAATTATCAGAGCAGAAACCAACTCTCATTCCTCTGAATCAAGTTGAACCTGAGTATTATTTTAAATATTCAGCAGAATATGGATTGAATGATATTCCAAAAAATACATCTGCGTTTTATGATGGAGGTACTTTTTTCTATATTAGAAGTAAATATTCTCGTAAAGTGTCATTTCGCGGAGAAATACGGGCAAATGTTGAATACTATTTAGTGACTCGTAAGGAACATATTCCAAATAGACCGTTTCTAGAAGTGATCGATATACGTCCACTAATTACGAAAAATCAAAATTATGTCGTTTGCGTAGTTAAGTTCAATGAAGTAACCTCTGACTCATGTTATTTTGCTAGAAAATTAAACGTGGTCTTGGTAGAAACTCCAGTAGAATTTATACCAATCTGGCCTCCAATGTTGTTCGAAAATAAATCATATATTCTGACGGAATCAGCAACAATATTTGGAAAAAATCTCTGTAATTCAGAGTCATTTGAATCCTCATTTATGTCACAGGTAGTAATGGAAAAATCAGTATCAATAACTCCGCCAGGGCATGATAATACCAAACCAACAATGATCAACTACGATACAACTGCTTCCTACCCTCAGTACCAATGGCCTTCCACCACTATTGAATGGAACAACACGCCTGCTCCAGAAAAGATCATCTGGATCAAAAGCGGAACGTTGTCCTATGCCTCAAATGCAAAATGCCACCTTATTCTCACAAAAAATGGAGTAACTGAAGTAGTGTACAAAAATTCTCAAAAACTCAATTTATGCAGAGAAATTGCAAAAAATTCAAACGCATTCATATATCATGGTCATGATCTAATATCACATATTGCATTTTCCAGAAAACAGAAAAATCAAAATGCAGAATCGACACTCACCGATGATTTGTTATACCTACGATTATCAAAATGCCAAAAAAACATGATCAAAATTCCGTCATACTTGAAACACTTTGGAATATATATCTCCTCGTACCCCAAAACATGCGCATATTTACATTCTGCTATCAAACAGGGAAAAATTTCTGCGGACTCGATTCGTACACTAACGGAGCTACAAAAGACAGGAGCACTCTAAATGGAAGAAAATACCTATTACTCGCTATGCATAACCGTTGAGACAAAAAATCAAAAAACTGGAAACTCATACTGGAAGCTCCTCCGAATTGCGGATCTTCCAATGAATGAGGAGAACAAAGGGAGTAAGCAAAAAACATTTCTTCCGTATGGGCCAGAGTCAGATGTTCCCCAACATCCAGAGCTGTCTATGGCACCTAATAACGCAAGACCAAATGAACTTCGCATCTGGGAATGGTGGATTGAAGGTGAAAAGATATTCTCTGAACCTTCGAATGAGACATTTTATGAACTCATATTTCCAGAAAATATTGGTCCTGAGAATATCTCCACAAATAAATTACCTGTCCCCTCAATTCTTGATAAATTACTAAATGGACTTCCGAGATCTGGAGAACAACTTAATCCATTCCTCTTTGTAATCTCCTGGTCGAATGAAGAATACATCTGTATTGAGATTACTAAGGAAAATTCACGTTACATTTCACAGGAAAACATTGTAAAAATACCAGAAGGAACCATTGTAAAACTTTATCGGATATCTGCTGCGGACTGCATTGATTCGCTGAATATATCTCAAAGTTTTGAAAGGAAACAAAAAAATCAGACTGTTTCTCCGATAACAAGAAGGCGTATATATAAAAGAATTCGTTTACGGGATTCTTTGGCTGAATTAAAGGTTCAATCTTTTGACAAATGCCTTGCAGAATATCTTAATCAGGCATTGTTTGCTTCCAAATACACTGCAGGCCAGAAACAGATCATCACCAATTTCTTCATTTCAGAAACAAATACTGATGATTCCTTTCCAGTATTCCTTCAGAGATACTATAACTACAGCGAAACATCATCTGAATTAACTGATTTATTTGTGAAATGGTACAATGAAAGAAGAGCTACCCTTGATGAATTTGCATCCACTGGGAATAAAATGGAAAAATTTCTCACGGCACTTGTAGAGGGAACTCCTGAACTCCGAAAAAAGTATTGTGATTATATCCAGAAGGATCTGATCGAAGAAAAAATGAAAATCTCGAAAGAAATTGAGATTTTGGAAACTGAAAAATTACAACTACTCCAGAATATAGAGTTATCCAGGGAACAGATGAGAGTTCTCGAAGAAAAAGAAACAAAATTAAATGAACACAATACCAAAATATCCTCAGAAATATTCAATAAATTAGATGCATTTAGAGAAATGCTTACCCTCTTAGGTCACACAGAAACAAAAATAACTCCGTCTTTATCCAACGTTCAGAGAGATGTACCAGGACTAACCCTTAAAACATCATTATTATCTCAAAACGACGATAAAGAGATTGAAAATCTCACCAGCTGCGAGGAGAGTGTCGGACATCTTTGTGACAATCTGGAGGAAATCGGCATAACATCCAGCACGAACAACGCTACTGATATTTCACATCTCGTTGTTGGATCACATTTAAGCCATCTTCCAATTCTAGTAATCGGATCACAAGCACGAAAAGCTGCAGAAATCATTTCATACTCTCTTACGGCAGAAATTCCTGAAACAATCTGTTTATCAGCAGGTTTTAGCGATTATACGTCCTTGAATCATGTGATTCGGGATATTACTACAGAATATGTCATATTGGACAATGTAGTTGGCTCTACTGAAGAATATTGTTATCTCCATTTATCAGAAGAGTTTCCTGAAAAACGTTTCATTTACACATTGGAATTTGTCGAGACTCTTGCCTTAATGCCAATGGGTATCTATGGGCATTTCCTGATCATTAATACTGAAAAATATCTGCAATATCCCTCCCATGCCCCAATAATCCTTCCAGGACAGACAAATTGCCAGGATTTTATCACGGATAAGGATGATAAGATAATTCAGAAAAAACTTCAGTCTGAACTTGGAAAATTGTTGCAAGGATCACTTTTGCCACAGCGTTATCTCGTGACCAGACTTGGCATTCTCCAAAATATAACTGCGACCATGGATGATGTTGACAAATCAATTGAGATGTTACTCGCTGAATTAGTTGATATTGGCAATTTCAGACCTTATCCGGAGGAGTACATCGACATGCTGCAAACAAATGGAACCATTAAACTAGGAAAGACCTTTGCAAGATATCTAACAGAGAATGAGATATGAATTTTCACGAGTTGGCGGATCAAATGTCCCAAGACATGGGGATTTATCAGTTTGAAAATGAAGCAAATACATCCTATTATTCTCGTTTAATATATTCAGGGATAGGAGAATGGATAAAAACTGCCTGTTACGATAATGCTGTTGATGATTCTTTGTATCAAGAACAGGTTGGAGCAACAAAACATTCTGTAACGAAAAAATGTCAAAAAATACTTGATGCATATCTCGAGTTATTTCCAGAGCAAAAAACTTGGTTTTATCCTGAAATGGACACGAAAAATATATTACCCCCAGTTCAGGAAATAAGAAATCGTCTGATTGGTGCTGGGTGTTTAGTTCCAAATCAGGAAAATACCTTGCAATACTCGATGAAAAAATGTGCTGAAATAACAGATAATCTGTATCTTTATCGAGGTTGGATCGATCGAAAACCAGAGCAGATCATCGGTCTTGGAACCTATACCAGTTTTCCCAGTGACATTGAATTATGGAATTTTTCCGAAATGTTTTCCATACCCCAATACTCTGCCGACGAGTACACTAAACGATACAAAAAATATGTCAACATGCATATGTGTGAAAGTACAAATCCCCCGACAACCAGAGAATACTTTAATTACAGACATTGGGGAACAAATTCAAATGCATGGATACAGGAACTACCAGAAAATTTAGAGATGACGTTATATAGAGATAATTTCTCTGATTATGGTTGTGTGTTCTTGGAAGACGACAAAATGTACATTGCAGGATTTCCAAAATGGATTATGGATTGCCATGAATACCGGAGATTTTACTATGGTCTTCGGGCAATGTATGGAAAAATACCAAAAGTACGTATTAACGTCGATGAAGATATGTTTACCCTCAGGCTACCCTCACATCTTCCGGACATTGAACAGTACGCTTTGTATATGCTCTGTTGGCCTAAAGAACATATTCAGGATAAAAGACTGTTTATCGGACCAATAGAAACACTCACCAGTGTTGAAAAACTTCTTCAAAATCTCACTTTGAATGTGGTGATATCCCATGACTGATCAATATAGTGTACAAAATATTCACAAAATTCTCTTGGAAAAATTACAGGATTACATCAGATCACAATATTTTGGCGAAAACAATCTTCTGTTAGATGCAGAAGAGGAGTTATTTCGTACAAATCATCTTCTTTCTCAGGATCCGTATATTGAGGCCAATATCCCATATGAACTCTATGCAGGAGGATTAAACGCTGCCAATCTACCAGATGACATCAAAAAAATTCTTCTCAGATTGAGCAAAGAGCATATCGGCGTATTTGAGACACCATACATCCATCAGATTGAAGCTCTTGAAGCCTTTTATCATGGTTCAGATCTTTTGGTGACTACAGGAACAGGTTCGGGTAAAACAGAATGTTTTACCTGGCCTATGGTTGCCAGTCTCATTTCTGAAGCATCGAATTCTCCTCAGACATGGGAAATGCGAGGAGTTCGAGTATTACTTCTGTATCCAATGAACGCCTTGGTTGCAGATCAGGTTAGTCGCCTGAGGAAAATGATCGGTGATTATGATAAAAAATTCATACGATGTTTTCACGAACTGGTAACTGATGACAACGTTAGGAGACCACAGTTTGGAATGTACACTGGAAGAACTCCTTATCCGGGAAATTATTCGAAATCGAAGGATCGTGAGTTTGCCGAGACTCTTCAAAAAGATATTCTTGCTTCATCGTCTGAATATCAGTCTGCTTTGAAAAAACTTGGACGTTATCCCGCGAAAGCTAATCTTCAGAATTATGTGAATGAATTAATCCAAGGAAATCATCCTGATACCTCTAATGATGCGGAGCTCATAACCCGCCATGAAATGCAGAAGAGCTGCCCAGATATTCTTGTAACAAACTACACGATGCTGCAGTATATGCTTATTCGTGATATTGAACAAGAAATCTGGAATAATACTCGTAGCTGGCTTGCAGCTTCAGAGAAGAATACATTACTTATCGTCATTGATGAAGCACATATGTATCATGGTTCGGCAGGTGGTGAGGTGGCGCTTCTCATCCGACGTCTTATGCATCGACTCGGAGTCGGACGGGATAAATTTCGGTTCATTTTAACCAGTGCCAGTATCCCTCATGAAAACTCGGATCAGGAAGAAAAACTGCAACAGTTTCTGAAAGACATTACTGCTGGAAATTTCGACAAAAAGTTTGCAATTATTTCTGGAAAACGAAAAGAATTTACAAATGGGGCATCACTAAATTTTTCGTCTAATGATATTGTCGGTATCTCTATCGATGATCTACAAGGAGAAGAAGATAAAAAAATTCAGACTCTTCACCAATTTTGTAATGCGATTCATCTTCCGATTCCAAAATCAGAGAAACTCTCCGATTATGAGTCATGTTTGTATAACCATCTTCCCGATTATCTCCCTGTACAAAAACTGCTGGAAAAATCTACCGGAAAGGCAGTGGCCATTCATGATCTGGCAGAGGCAGTTTTTCCGGATGATGATAGCAAGTCTGCACTGAGAGGTGTGGAAATTCTTCTTGCAGTTCTCCCGATTGCGAAAAATAATGATGGTCAAGTCTTATTCCCAGCCAGACTGCATCTCTTTTTCCGCGGGTTAGAGGGATTATTTGCCTGTTCTAATCCAAATTGCCCACACAAACATACCGGAGACGGTATCACTCTGGGCAAAATTTATCCAGCACTTTCTACTGACATCTGTGAATGTGGCGGACAGATTTATGAACTCATCAACGACAGACGATGCGGAGCGCTATATCTGAAAGCATTCATGCAAAAAGGGGACAGTGAAAAGGTTACTATTGATCTTTGGAGTACATCAGGGAGTCTCTATGGAAAAAATATGCGAGAAATCCATCTTTATGTAATTCCTGATGGTTCTGATGTTAAAAAGGATAATAGGAAGGAGGGATGGCTTGATCCCTATACCGGAGTTCTCCATAGGGATAAGACATTGAGGGAAAAAGAGGCATATTTACACGTTGCATT from Methanorbis rubei includes the following:
- a CDS encoding magnesium transporter gives rise to the protein MTRLAIVGWKTLSEHEEFLTGLVTLLISVSLSFIAGIYLGAVNEVLLLIPGLMVLVTPSINMRGAIAGILTSRLSSSMHLGAFEVKFGRETDLGDNLRASILLTVFISVLLAVFGKIICMIVGVEVIGLLDMVIISVISGVLAGIVVTLIGVITSVVCYRRSLNLDMVGAPVVTTFGDMMTLPFLVVTAVLIMAAPAEIKIVCGVVVLVVIIWAVVSAKRATVMMKDVLREGLPLLAPLSLLGIVAGVLYTNGLESLIAAAAVLILIAPFMNGCGSIGGILTSRVATEMHMGLVDPDYLPSRIVLWHFLENYVYALLILPLMGALSHISAAAIGITTPGFTQMVLLSVVAGFLVITVMNLLGYYTAVFSYRLGYDPDNFGVPVVTSSIDLVGATALILVMAVLL
- the rbr gene encoding rubrerythrin is translated as MKAVLKRGYKKMANLKGSKTEANLETAFAGESQARNKYTYYASKARKEGYNQIADLFEETADNEKEHAKIWFKLLHGGSVPDTMQNLKDAAAGENYEWTDMYANFAKDAKTEGFDEIAGLFAMVGAIEKHHEERYRKLLANIDQAIVFSRDSDAIWQCANCGHIILGKDAPDVCPVCDHPKAYFRIEARNY